ATTTCTGCTTTTCATTTAATTTTTTTAAAATCCATAAAGCAAAATTCCTTGTCTTTACTGAATTATCTCTTACTTGAAGATATTTTGAAGGCATCCAACCAAATAAAACACTGGGTCGTAATATCAAATAATTTGAAACTTCAGAAGCTATTTTTTCGCTTTCTAACTTTGTTTTTCCATAAATATTCACAGGATTGGGTTCATCATCTTCTACATACTGATTCTTCTCTCCTGAAAAAACTGCATCAGTAGAAATATGAATAAATTTAGATCCTAATTGTTGTGCAATTTTTGCAAGATTTTTTGTACCTATTACATTAACCTCATATGCCTCTTCTCTGAATTGCTCACAATAATCGACGTTTGTCATGGCAGCAGCATTTACAATAATATCTGGTTTTAATTCAAGAATTTTTTGACAATCTTTTTCATCTACAATGTTTATTTTTATAATTTCTGTATTTTTAGAGACAATCAAATTTTTGTTATAAGTAGAATAAAGTTCAAAACAACTACCATTTTCTAATAATTTATAGCCTAATAAACTACTTCCACCTACTACTAACATTCTTTTTTTATTCATTAATTACAAATCAAATTTGGATCTGATAAAAACTTTTTAAATTACATCTTGAGCTTTTTAGAAAATCGTTTCAATCAAATACACTTTAAAAAAATTCATTAACTAATACTAAACAATATTAACATATAATTTAGTTGATATTATATGGATTTACAAATAAAGAATTATGATCTCGGGGTACAAGTTTTATTTCCTAAAATAAATAATGATGAACGTGGTTTTGTTACTGAAATCTTTAGAAATGATTGGAATGGGTTTTTTGGACAAGACAAACCCAATCAAATTAACATCTCAAAAAGTAATCCTGGAATCATTCGAGCTTGGCATAGGCATAAAAGAAATCAAGTAGATTTTTTTACTGTTTTAAAAGGTTCTATGAAGATCTGTGTTTATGATAACAATAAAGAATCAAAAACTTTTGGAAAATTGGTAGAAATTATTGCAGGTGAAGATAACTTACAAATTATTAAAGTTCCAGGAAATTTTTGGCATGGAACGAAAACTATTGGAAATCAACCCTCTTACACGATTTATTTTATAAATAATTTATACGTTTATGAAAATCCTGATGAAGAAAGAATTCTTTGGAATGATCCATCTATTATTGATCCTAGAACAAAAAGACCATATGATTGGAATAATGTGAGTTAGTAATGAAATTTCTTGTATGCGGTGGTTATGGTTTCATTGGAAGTACGTTTATCAAAAATCACCTGAAAAAATTTCCACAAGATACTATTGTCAATATAGATAATCTCACAATAGGTTCAAACAAACTTAATTTATCTGAAATCCACAATCAAAATTATTCCTTCATTAAAGAGAATATGCAAAATGTTACAGAAATTGAAAAACTTTCCAAAGATGTTGATGTAATAATAAATTTTGCTGCTGAAACACATGTAGATAGAAGTATTGCAAACCCAAAACCGTTTATTGAAACAAATATTCTAGGTACATATTCACTTCTA
This genomic window from Nitrosopumilus ureiphilus contains:
- a CDS encoding SDR family oxidoreductase, giving the protein MNKKRMLVVGGSSLLGYKLLENGSCFELYSTYNKNLIVSKNTEIIKINIVDEKDCQKILELKPDIIVNAAAMTNVDYCEQFREEAYEVNVIGTKNLAKIAQQLGSKFIHISTDAVFSGEKNQYVEDDEPNPVNIYGKTKLESEKIASEVSNYLILRPSVLFGWMPSKYLQVRDNSVKTRNFALWILKKLNEKQKLSIVDDQFSTPTLADNLAENIIELIKKDMQGVFHTSGLSCINRLDFSKKIAKTFGYLDNFIVPCSSKELKQIAIRPLQSCLNCEKIVKKGIKLLEIEQAIEIMHNQIKKEEPELIGETSEKK
- a CDS encoding dTDP-4-dehydrorhamnose 3,5-epimerase family protein, which encodes MDLQIKNYDLGVQVLFPKINNDERGFVTEIFRNDWNGFFGQDKPNQINISKSNPGIIRAWHRHKRNQVDFFTVLKGSMKICVYDNNKESKTFGKLVEIIAGEDNLQIIKVPGNFWHGTKTIGNQPSYTIYFINNLYVYENPDEERILWNDPSIIDPRTKRPYDWNNVS